TAGCCGACGACCTCGAAGTCGTCGAGGCTGTAGTCGAGGATGCTGTCGGGCGTGCGGGCGATGCGCAGCGTCGGGAGCGCGAAGGGCTCGCGCGCGAGCTGCCGCTCGACCTGCTCGACGTGGTTGTCGTAGATGTGGCAGTCGCCGCCCGTCCAGACGAAGTCACCCACCTCGAGGCCCGTCTGCTGCGCCACCATGTGGGTCAGCAGGGCGTAGCTGGCGATGTTGAAGGGCACGCCGAGGAACATGTCGGCCGAGCGCTGGTAGAGCTGGCAGGACAGCCGGCCGTCGGTGACGTCGAACTGGAAGAACGCGTGGCAGGGCGCGAGCGCCATGTCGGGGATGTCTGCCGGGTTCCACGCAGAGACGATGTGGCGGCGCGAGGACGGGTTGGTCTTGATCGACTCGACGACCTGCGCGATCTGGTCGATCGAGCCGCCGTCGGGGTCGGGCCAGGATCGCCACTGCACGCCGTAGACGGGGCCGAGCTCGCCGTCGGCATCCGCCCACTCGTCCCAGATGGTGACGCCCTGCTCCTGCAGCCAGCGCACATTCGACTCGCCGCGCAGGAACCAGAGCAGCTCGAGCGCGATCGACTTGAAGTGCACGCGCTTGGTGGTGATGAGCGGGAAGCCCTGCGAGAGGTCGTAGCGCAGCTGGCGGCCGAAGACCGACCGCGTGCCGGTGCCGGTGCGGTCGCCCTTGTGCTCGCCGTGGGCGAAGACGTCGGCGAGGAGCTCCTCGTAGGGGTGCGCGGACCCGGGCGTGTTCTCGGTCATCATGCCTCCTGCTCTCCAGTGTCTCGCAGACGACGCAGGCTGAGCGCCTTGCGCGCGGCCATTCGCGCGCGCTTGCGGTCGCGGGCCGCGTCATAGGCCATCGAGAGCCGCAGCCAGGACTGCCACGACTCGGGGTTCGCCTCGACGTCGGCCTTCGCGACCGGGAAGGCGCCCTCGGCCGATTCCTTGTCGGCGCGACCGGACGGTGTCGCCGGCAGCGGCTCCGGCATGCCGCCCTGCGCGTCGAGCGCGCGGATCGCCCTGTTCAGCTGCACGCCGAAGACGAGCTCGCGCGCGAGCGCCCAGACGCCGACGAGGAAGAAGACGATGAGCGCGAGCCCCGCGATGATGCCGACGACCTCGCCGGAGGCGATGAGCCGCACCGCCCGGTCGCCCGCCAGCACGAGGTAGAGCGCGAGCGCGCCCGCCATCACGAGCGCGAGCGCCATGCCGATGCCGGCGGGCGCGGCCCGGCGCTCGCTCACGCGAG
The window above is part of the Agrococcus sp. ARC_14 genome. Proteins encoded here:
- a CDS encoding thymidylate synthase, producing MTENTPGSAHPYEELLADVFAHGEHKGDRTGTGTRSVFGRQLRYDLSQGFPLITTKRVHFKSIALELLWFLRGESNVRWLQEQGVTIWDEWADADGELGPVYGVQWRSWPDPDGGSIDQIAQVVESIKTNPSSRRHIVSAWNPADIPDMALAPCHAFFQFDVTDGRLSCQLYQRSADMFLGVPFNIASYALLTHMVAQQTGLEVGDFVWTGGDCHIYDNHVEQVERQLAREPFALPTLRIARTPDSILDYSLDDFEVVGYEHHPGIKAPVAV